The following DNA comes from Salvia splendens isolate huo1 chromosome 17, SspV2, whole genome shotgun sequence.
AGATTGCTGGAAGAATACTAACAACAGTAACATCATCCGGCTCAAACAGTTTCAACGAAAGCAGTTGCTCGAACAACACTAACGCATCATGGGGTCTCTTATTCTGACAATATCCGCCAATCATTGCGTTCCAAGAATACAAATTCCTGTGTGGCATCAAATCAAACAAGCGCCTAGCATCATCTACCCCTCCATTGTTGCAATATCCATCAATCATAATTGTCCAGGACACTACACTTTTCTCCAGCATGGCATCAAACAACATATTTGCCGATCTCATATCTCCTAACTTGGCATAACCATCAAGCATCACATTAAAACCAGCTGTATCCTTATCAGTTTTGGGCATCCCATCAAATATAAGTTTTGCTATATCCATATCCCCACCCCTGATATAGCCATTGATAAGTGCAGTCCACGACACCGAACTCCTCTCGGTCATTTCATCAAATGCTTTTCTAGCGAAACTCATTAGCCCCAACTTCCCATACATGTCAACCAAAGAGGTAATCACATACAAATTAGAGTTAAAGCCATAGCGGACAACATGAGCGTGCACTTCCATTCCTTCCCGCGTCAATAAATCTAACCCGCAGCTCTTGGAGAGTGTTGAGAAAGTGTAGTTATCCGGCACAAAGTCTTCTTCCCTCCTCAAATGAGCATAAAGCCTAACAGCTACAGAAAACTGGCAGGAGGAGAGGTGTGACTTCAACATGGTGTTGCACAGGAAGGCATCGCATTTGTGTGGCATTTGATCGAATAGGCGGCGGGCGTGACGAATGCCGCAATGTGGAACGGCGGAGAGGGTGGTTATGAGCTTGGTGACGAGGTTGATGTTGCCTTGAAGCGCGTTGACGAGCATGAAAGCGTGGATTTGGAGGAGGGTGGCTATGCGGTGGCCTTTCAGTTGGAGGAGAAAGAGGCATTTCCTCTCTCTTGTGCTCCATAGCAGCCCTGATTCGATCATTCTTGGTTCACAAATCAATATACTCATTTAAGATTAAAAAATACAGATGAgattgattaaaaaatatagATGAGATTTAAATCAGTACTATTGTTCATAGGAATTTGTATTTTGAAATATATACTCCACTATATGCAAAGTCATAGAATCGACAAAATAATTAGAGAA
Coding sequences within:
- the LOC121775587 gene encoding pentatricopeptide repeat-containing protein At2g44880 isoform X1, which translates into the protein MIESGLLWSTRERKCLFLLQLKGHRIATLLQIHAFMLVNALQGNINLVTKLITTLSAVPHCGIRHARRLFDQMPHKCDAFLCNTMLKSHLSSCQFSVAVRLYAHLRREEDFVPDNYTFSTLSKSCGLDLLTREGMEVHAHVVRYGFNSNLYVITSLVDMYGKLGLMSFARKAFDEMTERSSVSWTALINGYIRGGDMDIAKLIFDGMPKTDKDTAGFNVMLDGYAKLGDMRSANMLFDAMLEKSVVSWTIMIDGYCNNGGVDDARRLFDLMPHRNLYSWNAMIGGYCQNKRPHDALVLFEQLLSLKLFEPDDVTVVSILPAISDLGALHLGDEVYKFVKKKKLDRSANVSTALVDMFGKCGEIAKARRVFDEVEAREACTWNALIYAFAVNGCARKALEVFTEMKREGFNPNDITMLGVLSACNHGGLVEEGKSWFSKMASFGLTPKIEHYGCLIDLLGRAGHLEEAERLIESMPYEANGIILSSFVFACGYAKDVTKAEKVVKKAITVDPCNDGNYIMLRNLYATERRWRDVEQAKRMMLIGGAKKEVGCSAIEINRQVLEFVAGDKNKLPHSVLDQLHSHMKLQEPYVYI
- the LOC121775587 gene encoding pentatricopeptide repeat-containing protein At2g44880 isoform X2, whose translation is MLVNALQGNINLVTKLITTLSAVPHCGIRHARRLFDQMPHKCDAFLCNTMLKSHLSSCQFSVAVRLYAHLRREEDFVPDNYTFSTLSKSCGLDLLTREGMEVHAHVVRYGFNSNLYVITSLVDMYGKLGLMSFARKAFDEMTERSSVSWTALINGYIRGGDMDIAKLIFDGMPKTDKDTAGFNVMLDGYAKLGDMRSANMLFDAMLEKSVVSWTIMIDGYCNNGGVDDARRLFDLMPHRNLYSWNAMIGGYCQNKRPHDALVLFEQLLSLKLFEPDDVTVVSILPAISDLGALHLGDEVYKFVKKKKLDRSANVSTALVDMFGKCGEIAKARRVFDEVEAREACTWNALIYAFAVNGCARKALEVFTEMKREGFNPNDITMLGVLSACNHGGLVEEGKSWFSKMASFGLTPKIEHYGCLIDLLGRAGHLEEAERLIESMPYEANGIILSSFVFACGYAKDVTKAEKVVKKAITVDPCNDGNYIMLRNLYATERRWRDVEQAKRMMLIGGAKKEVGCSAIEINRQVLEFVAGDKNKLPHSVLDQLHSHMKLQEPYVYI